One part of the Microlunatus elymi genome encodes these proteins:
- a CDS encoding helix-turn-helix domain-containing protein, with translation MADNSTADRRSNIPGAANSQALARGLHILRMLVDEGESMTATEIGRRIGLHQSSASRILATLSEAGYVRKNEAGRFVADYGVLALASATTKLPLMQRPRPALEEFLSEHPTLTVSICMLFRDEMIYLLRAHKDRDPLVYWSGGFPLNISSPGLRLVVDLDDDDAIAILKVSRQRFGWGGRPEVVPATEEGVLAKARSLVDDDVLILSEWFHQGHIGGAIPLDTPEPHPVALAIVDERAEISPEKLTVLLHQARRVVEHSFLNPARDSNL, from the coding sequence ATGGCTGACAACTCGACGGCCGACCGGCGATCGAACATCCCCGGTGCCGCCAACAGTCAGGCCCTGGCCAGGGGGTTGCACATTCTGCGGATGCTCGTCGACGAGGGGGAGTCGATGACCGCGACCGAGATCGGCCGCCGGATCGGGTTGCATCAGAGCTCGGCGTCCCGGATCCTCGCCACCCTGTCCGAGGCCGGCTACGTCCGCAAGAACGAGGCCGGCCGGTTCGTTGCCGACTATGGCGTGCTGGCGCTGGCCTCGGCCACAACCAAGCTTCCGCTGATGCAACGCCCCCGCCCGGCCCTGGAGGAATTCCTCTCCGAGCATCCGACCCTGACCGTGTCGATCTGCATGCTGTTCCGGGACGAGATGATCTACCTGCTGCGCGCACACAAGGACCGTGATCCGTTGGTGTACTGGTCCGGCGGCTTCCCGTTGAACATCTCCAGCCCCGGCCTGCGGCTCGTTGTTGATCTTGACGACGACGACGCGATCGCGATCTTGAAAGTGTCCCGTCAACGCTTCGGCTGGGGCGGTCGGCCGGAGGTCGTTCCGGCCACCGAGGAAGGCGTTCTGGCCAAGGCTCGCAGCTTGGTCGACGACGACGTGCTGATCCTCAGTGAGTGGTTCCACCAAGGTCACATCGGCGGCGCGATCCCGCTGGACACGCCCGAACCCCATCCGGTCGCGTTGGCGATCGTGGACGAGCGGGCCGAGATCTCGCCGGAGAAACTCACCGTCCTGCTGCACCAGGCCCGACGGGTGGTCGAACACAGTTTCCTCAACCCGGCAAGGGATTCCAATCTCTAG
- a CDS encoding ABC transporter substrate-binding protein, whose amino-acid sequence MSHPTSISRRALIGGAAAIGTATLAGCNLAKGGGGSGSGSNSVSLNVWGGVPNETGPDDLCKAFMAEHPDIKVTYTRYVNDEQGNLKLDTSLTGGVPIDMYFSYSPARLSQRASNGLAVDLTDKITAEKDFSQFAVDADPLGNYVFDGKQYAVPAARAPSQVYINQSMLDEAGIKLGDNWTTDEFVQVAKELTKPGRFGSLDYPPQARAVLGPDYRYKNDGKASNFADPWFAKELQLAQRLKQDKVVMDQKTIIAEKLQTFSQNPYIAGRVAMLIASGQIIRSINDTAQYPHDFKTFVMPIPSPQKGKQGWNTGQIGDLITVSPKSQHQDEAWELAKFWVRNAGKYMTKGGRLPTMPGSSTEDDILAQLLSDKADTLYDVESWRRFLFSPNLKMPVDTIFTAGTEIDTILQKLNDETLLGTRSVSSWVQQAVKQSDAAIKKAGAGS is encoded by the coding sequence GTGTCCCATCCCACCTCAATCAGCCGACGCGCCCTGATCGGCGGCGCCGCCGCCATCGGCACCGCGACCCTTGCCGGTTGCAACCTGGCCAAGGGCGGCGGCGGGTCCGGCAGCGGCTCGAACAGTGTCAGCCTGAACGTCTGGGGCGGTGTCCCCAACGAAACCGGTCCCGACGACCTGTGCAAGGCCTTCATGGCCGAGCATCCCGACATCAAGGTCACCTACACCCGTTACGTCAACGACGAGCAGGGCAATCTCAAGCTCGACACCTCGCTGACCGGCGGCGTACCGATCGACATGTACTTCAGCTACAGTCCGGCCCGGCTGTCCCAGCGCGCCAGCAACGGGCTGGCCGTCGACCTTACCGACAAGATCACAGCAGAGAAGGACTTCAGCCAGTTCGCCGTCGACGCCGACCCGCTCGGCAACTACGTCTTCGACGGCAAGCAGTACGCCGTACCGGCGGCCAGAGCACCCTCGCAGGTCTACATCAACCAGTCGATGCTGGACGAGGCCGGCATCAAACTGGGCGACAACTGGACCACCGACGAGTTCGTCCAGGTTGCCAAGGAGTTGACCAAACCTGGCCGGTTCGGATCACTGGACTACCCGCCGCAGGCGCGGGCCGTGCTGGGCCCGGACTATCGCTACAAGAACGACGGCAAGGCATCCAACTTCGCCGATCCGTGGTTCGCCAAGGAACTTCAGCTGGCACAAAGGTTGAAGCAGGACAAGGTGGTGATGGATCAGAAGACGATCATCGCCGAGAAACTGCAGACCTTCAGCCAGAACCCGTACATCGCCGGCCGGGTGGCGATGCTGATCGCCTCCGGGCAGATCATCCGATCGATCAACGACACCGCGCAGTATCCGCACGACTTCAAGACCTTCGTGATGCCGATCCCGTCGCCGCAGAAGGGCAAGCAGGGTTGGAACACCGGACAGATCGGCGACTTGATCACGGTCAGCCCGAAGTCGCAGCACCAGGACGAGGCGTGGGAGCTGGCGAAGTTCTGGGTCCGCAACGCGGGCAAGTACATGACCAAGGGCGGCCGGCTGCCCACCATGCCCGGCTCGTCGACCGAGGACGACATCCTCGCCCAGTTGCTCAGCGACAAGGCCGACACGCTCTACGACGTGGAGTCCTGGCGACGCTTCCTGTTCAGCCCGAATCTGAAGATGCCGGTGGACACGATCTTCACGGCCGGCACCGAGATCGACACCATCCTGCAGAAGCTCAACGACGAGACTCTGCTGGGGACGCGCAGCGTTTCCTCCTGGGTGCAGCAGGCCGTCAAGCAGTCGGATGCGGCGATCAAGAAAGCAGGAGCCGGGTCGTGA
- a CDS encoding carbohydrate ABC transporter permease, with amino-acid sequence MSVLSGRAPASPPGTALTGPITPALRPRRRSRGTGGMSTRVGWLFILPNLIGFLIFTLVPLIGGVGISFTDWNVISGLSGIKWVGLQNFAELITDGTFWAAVGRTVIYAGVGVPLTMAGGLVLALCLNGPVFGRAVLRVIFFIPHIVSSIALGFVWLILLHPTAGLVNLALESLGINDPPGWLVSQQWSLLSLVFITSWAGMGFHAVIFLSAMQALPTELYEAAELDGAGAWTRFTTITWRALMPTTTFLFIMSLIGHSQGFGLIAFLTQGGPGDSSTTLSYLMYQTGFQNYRFGDAAAMGMLSFVGVLLLTVFFWRFQRGRGLYT; translated from the coding sequence GTGAGCGTGCTCTCGGGGAGAGCGCCGGCCTCGCCGCCGGGCACCGCACTCACCGGTCCGATCACCCCGGCGCTGAGGCCGCGTCGCCGCAGCCGCGGCACCGGTGGCATGTCGACCCGCGTCGGCTGGTTGTTCATCCTGCCCAACCTGATCGGCTTCCTGATCTTCACCCTGGTGCCGTTGATCGGCGGCGTCGGGATCTCCTTCACCGATTGGAATGTGATCTCCGGACTGTCCGGGATCAAGTGGGTCGGGCTGCAGAACTTCGCCGAGTTGATCACCGACGGCACGTTCTGGGCGGCGGTCGGTCGAACCGTGATCTACGCCGGGGTCGGGGTTCCATTGACGATGGCCGGCGGGCTGGTGCTGGCGCTGTGCCTGAACGGTCCGGTGTTCGGCCGCGCGGTGCTGCGAGTGATCTTCTTCATCCCGCACATCGTCAGTTCGATCGCGCTCGGCTTCGTCTGGTTGATCTTGCTGCACCCGACCGCAGGTCTGGTCAACCTGGCCCTGGAGTCACTGGGCATCAACGATCCGCCGGGCTGGCTGGTTTCCCAGCAGTGGAGCCTGCTGTCGTTGGTCTTCATCACGTCCTGGGCCGGGATGGGCTTCCACGCGGTGATCTTCCTGTCCGCGATGCAGGCGTTGCCGACCGAGCTGTACGAGGCCGCCGAGTTGGACGGTGCGGGAGCCTGGACCCGCTTCACCACGATCACCTGGCGGGCACTGATGCCGACCACCACCTTCCTGTTCATCATGTCTCTGATCGGCCATTCCCAGGGCTTCGGACTGATCGCCTTCCTCACCCAGGGAGGTCCGGGCGACTCGTCGACCACGTTGTCCTACTTGATGTATCAGACCGGATTCCAGAACTACCGATTCGGTGACGCGGCCGCGATGGGGATGTTGAGCTTCGTCGGGGTGTTGTTGCTGACGGTCTTCTTCTGGCGTTTCCAGCGCGGACGGGGGTTGTACACATGA
- a CDS encoding carbohydrate ABC transporter permease, with protein MISTEVTGGPVGVKTKLVPRRRRRNRTTYVIKSILLWTFSLLFLLPFAWMVSSSLKRNIDVFSIPPKWIPNPIEWANYVEVWLHGDPSMAIFFSNSITVSLIGVLGDLTTASMAGYAFARLSFAGRDKIFLLYLATAIVPSQLLLIPRFMFFQQLGLYKTLWALILPGIFTVFGTFLCRQAFLSLPGEFGEAARIDGAGEWRVFFNVYLPQIRPTLAALGIISFVGSWNDYEGPLIMLSDKELFTVPLGLTRFVDADGGLSAGFAMAGSVSSVIPIMIIFLLFQRQFIAALASSGLK; from the coding sequence ATGATCAGCACCGAAGTGACCGGCGGGCCGGTCGGGGTCAAGACCAAACTCGTACCGCGCCGTCGGCGTCGCAACCGGACCACGTACGTGATCAAGTCGATCCTGCTGTGGACGTTCTCGCTGCTGTTCCTGCTGCCGTTCGCCTGGATGGTGTCGTCCTCGCTGAAGCGCAACATCGACGTGTTCTCCATCCCGCCGAAATGGATCCCCAACCCGATCGAGTGGGCGAACTACGTCGAGGTCTGGCTGCACGGCGATCCGTCGATGGCGATCTTCTTCTCCAATTCGATCACCGTCTCGTTGATCGGCGTGCTCGGCGATCTCACCACTGCGTCGATGGCCGGTTACGCCTTCGCTCGCTTGAGTTTCGCCGGCCGGGACAAGATCTTCCTGCTCTACCTGGCTACCGCGATCGTGCCGTCCCAGTTGTTGCTGATCCCGCGCTTCATGTTCTTCCAGCAGCTCGGGCTCTACAAGACGTTGTGGGCGTTGATCTTGCCCGGCATCTTCACCGTCTTCGGCACGTTCCTGTGCCGGCAAGCATTTCTCTCGCTGCCCGGCGAGTTCGGTGAGGCGGCACGGATCGACGGGGCGGGGGAGTGGCGGGTCTTCTTCAACGTGTACCTGCCGCAGATCCGTCCCACTCTGGCGGCGCTCGGCATCATCAGTTTCGTCGGCTCCTGGAACGACTACGAAGGCCCGTTGATCATGCTCTCGGACAAGGAACTCTTCACCGTGCCGCTCGGCCTGACCAGGTTCGTCGACGCCGACGGGGGCTTGTCGGCAGGTTTCGCGATGGCCGGCTCGGTCTCCTCGGTGATTCCGATCATGATCATCTTCCTGCTGTTCCAACGCCAGTTCATCGCGGCACTGGCCAGCTCCGGGCTGAAGTAG
- the leuS gene encoding leucine--tRNA ligase: MTQVAGTRAAGESAEPGSSTREPARYDADAAQRRWQQYWQEHETFKARDDGSKERCYVLDMFPYPSGDLHMGHAEAFAMGDVVARYQRLRGYDVLHPIGWDSFGLPAENAAIKRNENPATWTYANIETQATSFKRYGLSLDWSRRLATSDPGYYKWTQWLFLKFRERGLAYRKESWVNWCPQDQTVLANEQVVNGLCERCGTQVTKRDLTQWFFKVTEYADRLLDDMAQLEGAWPARVLTMQRNWIGRSSGAYVDFRIEGRDEPVTVFTTRPDTLYGATFFVVAPDGKLAPEIVTDDHRAEFEAYLEKTKSETEIERQSTDREKTGVFLGVHAVNPINGEQIPIYAADYVLADYGTGAVMAVPAHDQRDLEFAQKFGIAVRVVVDTGEADPNETGVATAGNGSYVNSPVLEGISDKTAGVAKIISTLTEQGVGREAITYRLRDWLLSRQRFWGAPIPIIHCEECGEVPVPEDQLPVELPYLSGTDLNPKGTSPLAAAADWVNVACPQCGGPAKRDTDTMDTFVDSSWYFFRYCSPNDDQQAFDPAAVERWMPVAQYVGGVEHAILHLLYMRFFTKVLYDMGLVKFTEPMKRLLNQGQVINQGKSMSKSLGNGVDLGTQIDEFGVDAVRLTVVFASPPEEDVDWADVSPGGSLRFLQRAYRMAADVTSEPGVDVTGGDPALRSTVHKLMADITDCVEGQRFNVAIARVMEMVNATRKAIDGEIGADDPAVREAAEMITKSLSLFAPYVSEEMWELLGHQPSVADSGWPEVDQALLVTERVTCVVQVKGKVRARLEVSPTIGEDDLRELALADENVQRSLDGREVAKIIVRAPKLVSIVPA; this comes from the coding sequence GTGACGCAGGTCGCAGGGACCCGGGCCGCCGGCGAATCCGCCGAGCCGGGGTCGAGCACACGAGAGCCGGCTCGATACGACGCCGACGCCGCCCAGCGGCGCTGGCAGCAGTACTGGCAGGAGCACGAGACCTTCAAGGCCCGCGACGACGGGTCGAAGGAGCGCTGCTACGTGCTCGACATGTTCCCGTACCCGTCCGGCGATCTGCACATGGGCCACGCCGAGGCGTTCGCGATGGGTGACGTGGTCGCCCGCTACCAGCGGCTGCGCGGCTACGACGTCCTGCACCCGATCGGCTGGGACTCCTTCGGTCTGCCGGCCGAGAACGCGGCGATCAAGCGCAACGAGAATCCTGCCACCTGGACCTACGCCAACATCGAGACCCAGGCGACCTCGTTCAAGCGGTACGGGCTGAGTCTGGACTGGTCCCGGCGGCTGGCTACCTCCGATCCCGGCTACTACAAGTGGACCCAGTGGCTGTTCCTGAAATTCCGCGAGCGCGGCCTGGCCTACCGCAAGGAAAGCTGGGTCAACTGGTGTCCGCAGGATCAGACGGTGCTGGCCAACGAGCAGGTCGTCAACGGGCTGTGCGAGCGCTGCGGCACCCAGGTCACCAAGCGTGACCTGACCCAGTGGTTCTTCAAGGTCACCGAGTACGCCGACCGGCTGCTGGACGACATGGCGCAACTGGAGGGTGCCTGGCCGGCCCGGGTGCTGACCATGCAGCGGAACTGGATCGGCCGATCCTCCGGTGCGTACGTCGACTTCCGGATCGAAGGCCGCGACGAGCCCGTGACCGTCTTCACCACTCGCCCGGACACTCTGTACGGTGCGACCTTCTTCGTGGTCGCTCCGGACGGCAAGCTGGCGCCGGAGATCGTCACCGATGATCATCGGGCCGAGTTCGAGGCGTACCTGGAGAAGACCAAGTCCGAGACCGAGATCGAGCGGCAGTCCACAGACCGGGAGAAGACCGGCGTCTTCCTGGGCGTACACGCAGTCAATCCGATCAACGGCGAGCAGATCCCGATCTACGCGGCCGACTACGTGCTGGCCGACTACGGCACCGGCGCGGTGATGGCCGTACCGGCTCATGATCAACGCGACCTGGAGTTCGCGCAGAAGTTCGGCATCGCTGTCCGGGTGGTGGTCGACACCGGCGAGGCCGATCCGAACGAGACCGGAGTGGCCACCGCGGGCAACGGCTCGTACGTCAATTCTCCTGTCTTGGAAGGGATTTCCGACAAGACGGCCGGTGTCGCCAAGATCATCTCCACGCTGACCGAGCAGGGCGTCGGCCGGGAGGCGATCACCTATCGGCTGCGGGACTGGCTGCTGAGCCGGCAGCGATTCTGGGGTGCGCCGATCCCGATCATCCACTGCGAAGAGTGTGGGGAGGTGCCCGTGCCCGAAGATCAATTGCCGGTCGAGTTGCCGTATCTGTCGGGCACGGATCTCAACCCCAAGGGCACATCCCCACTGGCCGCGGCGGCCGATTGGGTCAACGTCGCCTGCCCGCAGTGCGGCGGCCCCGCGAAGCGGGACACCGACACCATGGACACCTTCGTCGACTCGTCCTGGTACTTCTTCCGCTACTGCTCGCCGAACGATGATCAGCAAGCCTTCGATCCGGCGGCGGTGGAGCGCTGGATGCCGGTGGCGCAGTATGTCGGCGGCGTCGAGCACGCGATCCTGCACCTGCTGTACATGCGCTTCTTCACCAAGGTGCTGTACGACATGGGTCTGGTGAAGTTCACCGAGCCGATGAAGCGGCTGCTCAATCAGGGCCAGGTCATCAACCAGGGCAAGTCGATGAGCAAGTCGCTGGGCAACGGGGTCGACCTGGGCACCCAGATCGACGAGTTCGGCGTGGACGCGGTCCGGCTGACGGTGGTGTTCGCAAGCCCGCCGGAGGAGGACGTCGACTGGGCCGACGTGTCCCCGGGCGGTTCGCTGCGGTTCCTGCAGCGGGCCTATCGGATGGCCGCGGACGTGACCAGCGAGCCCGGCGTCGACGTCACCGGCGGCGATCCGGCGCTGCGCTCGACCGTGCACAAGCTGATGGCCGACATCACCGATTGCGTTGAGGGACAGCGATTCAACGTCGCCATCGCCCGGGTGATGGAGATGGTGAACGCCACCCGGAAGGCGATCGACGGCGAGATCGGTGCCGACGATCCGGCCGTCCGCGAGGCGGCAGAGATGATCACCAAATCGCTCAGCCTGTTCGCTCCGTACGTGAGCGAGGAGATGTGGGAGCTGCTGGGACATCAGCCTTCGGTGGCCGACTCCGGCTGGCCGGAAGTTGATCAAGCTCTGCTGGTGACCGAACGGGTGACCTGTGTGGTGCAGGTCAAGGGCAAGGTCCGCGCCCGCCTGGAGGTCTCGCCGACGATCGGCGAGGACGACCTGCGCGAGCTGGCGCTGGCCGACGAGAACGTGCAACGCAGCCTGGACGGGCGCGAGGTGGCCAAGATCATCGTCCGGGCACCCAAGCTGGTCAGTATCGTCCCGGCCTGA
- a CDS encoding cobyrinate a,c-diamide synthase translates to MTSQPLAIMIAGTHSGAGKTTATGVVLRGLIDRGLRVQSFKLGPDFIDPGYHREITGRPSINLDLWLMGSDGVRDSFRRWSAGADICVIESMGALFDGTDGTGHGSAAHVAKLLGVPVVVIIDVWGMTRTAAAILSGLRDFDSELRWAGCVVNRSGSPGHTRMIMNGLPTDLQQTVIGAIERDPGLAVPERHLGLLTVDENEATIGVRSDHQRRAAAGLDLDRLLARAAADPGDAVITTPHKPSAEHPARARLAVARDRAFCFYYEENLQMLRRTGFELVEFRPTVDHELPADVDAVYLGGGYPESFAAELAGNRSLLSELRRRAADGMPIWAECGGMMYLARSLTGFDGVRHRLAGVLPIDVIMDRDYLSIRYAELRTRSDSPLGPSSSRLWAQEFHQSRIIADDLEPNLFDGVTSSGEKFAAGYQVGKVVASYLHLHLSRTPQVADSLMAAALARR, encoded by the coding sequence GTGACCTCTCAGCCTCTGGCGATCATGATCGCCGGAACGCACAGCGGCGCCGGCAAGACCACGGCTACCGGTGTCGTCCTGCGCGGTCTGATCGATCGTGGACTTCGGGTGCAGTCGTTCAAGCTGGGCCCGGACTTCATCGATCCCGGCTACCACCGCGAGATCACCGGCCGACCGTCGATCAATCTCGACCTGTGGCTGATGGGCTCCGACGGCGTACGGGACAGCTTTCGACGCTGGTCCGCGGGCGCCGACATCTGCGTGATCGAATCGATGGGCGCGCTGTTCGACGGGACCGACGGCACCGGCCACGGCAGCGCTGCCCACGTGGCGAAGCTCCTCGGCGTTCCGGTGGTGGTGATCATCGACGTCTGGGGCATGACTCGTACGGCGGCAGCGATCCTGTCCGGGCTGCGCGACTTCGACTCCGAACTGCGCTGGGCCGGCTGTGTCGTCAACCGGTCCGGCAGCCCGGGCCATACCCGGATGATCATGAACGGGCTGCCCACCGACCTGCAGCAGACCGTGATCGGCGCGATCGAACGCGATCCCGGGCTGGCGGTGCCCGAACGGCACCTCGGTCTGCTCACGGTCGACGAGAACGAGGCCACGATCGGCGTACGGAGTGATCATCAACGCCGGGCAGCCGCCGGGCTCGATCTTGATCGGCTGCTCGCAAGGGCCGCCGCCGACCCGGGTGACGCGGTGATCACCACGCCTCACAAGCCGTCGGCAGAACACCCCGCTCGGGCACGGTTGGCCGTTGCTCGGGATCGCGCATTCTGCTTCTACTACGAGGAAAATCTGCAGATGCTGCGTCGGACCGGATTCGAGCTGGTCGAGTTCCGTCCCACTGTTGATCATGAACTGCCCGCAGATGTCGACGCCGTCTATCTCGGCGGCGGCTATCCGGAGAGCTTTGCCGCCGAACTGGCCGGTAATCGGAGCCTGTTGAGCGAGCTGCGCCGCCGAGCCGCGGACGGGATGCCGATCTGGGCCGAGTGCGGCGGGATGATGTACCTGGCCCGATCGCTGACCGGTTTCGACGGCGTACGGCATCGGCTGGCCGGGGTACTGCCGATCGACGTGATCATGGATCGGGACTACCTCAGCATTCGCTACGCCGAGCTTCGGACGCGCTCCGACTCACCCCTGGGTCCCAGCAGCAGCCGACTGTGGGCACAGGAGTTTCACCAGTCCCGGATCATCGCCGATGATCTTGAACCGAATCTCTTCGACGGCGTCACCAGCTCGGGAGAGAAGTTCGCCGCCGGTTACCAGGTCGGCAAGGTGGTGGCCAGTTATCTGCACCTGCACCTGTCCCGTACACCCCAGGTGGCGGACTCGTTGATGGCCGCCGCGCTCGCCCGTCGCTGA
- a CDS encoding endonuclease/exonuclease/phosphatase family protein, whose product MTDPARPRLEPDHHVRVYRSPAPRPYQALLVSIGALAVIPGIVAAFMRLVPPADDASGMTASFIPYGMIADLIALVCFAIALVRGRQRVVLAIMTGLSALLLILQLVWIGPQFVANPRPVTTEPFTVISLNTELGSVDVPQLRKISEQADVVILVEVTPTAYRTIKDALQPRFPDVVPSTIEANNESMILSRYPLRDARKLESTNPQWSAEAMIPQLGQVNLIAAHPCNPLCGHGHWTSEHRALLHRAEQLDHRPEFLAGDFNATADHGPMRRLARHGFVSGTDITGAGWMPTYPANRRIVPPLIQIDHVLVNDRLTVTSIDRFKIAGTDHLGLIARLAGTG is encoded by the coding sequence ATGACCGATCCCGCCCGTCCCCGGCTCGAACCTGATCATCACGTCCGGGTCTACCGTTCGCCCGCTCCGCGGCCGTACCAGGCGCTCTTGGTCAGTATCGGTGCGCTAGCCGTGATCCCGGGCATCGTGGCGGCGTTCATGCGACTCGTCCCACCCGCCGACGACGCCAGCGGGATGACCGCTTCGTTCATCCCGTACGGAATGATCGCGGACCTGATCGCGCTGGTCTGCTTCGCGATCGCGCTGGTTCGTGGCCGACAGCGTGTGGTGTTGGCGATCATGACCGGACTCAGCGCGCTGTTGTTGATCTTGCAGCTGGTCTGGATCGGTCCGCAGTTCGTGGCGAACCCACGACCGGTGACGACCGAACCGTTCACCGTGATCAGCCTGAACACCGAACTCGGATCGGTGGACGTGCCGCAACTGCGGAAGATCTCCGAACAGGCCGACGTGGTGATCTTGGTCGAGGTCACACCGACCGCCTACCGGACCATCAAGGACGCACTCCAGCCGCGATTCCCGGACGTGGTGCCGTCCACGATCGAGGCGAACAACGAATCGATGATCTTGTCTCGCTACCCGCTGCGGGATGCCCGCAAGCTCGAGTCGACCAACCCTCAATGGTCGGCCGAGGCGATGATTCCCCAGCTCGGCCAGGTCAATCTGATCGCCGCCCATCCCTGCAATCCGCTCTGCGGCCACGGTCACTGGACCAGCGAACACCGCGCCCTACTGCATCGCGCCGAGCAGCTCGACCATCGGCCCGAGTTCCTGGCCGGTGACTTCAATGCCACTGCTGATCATGGTCCGATGCGCCGGCTCGCCCGGCACGGTTTCGTCTCCGGCACCGACATCACCGGCGCCGGTTGGATGCCGACCTATCCGGCGAACCGGCGGATCGTCCCACCACTGATCCAGATCGATCACGTCCTGGTGAACGACCGGCTGACCGTCACCTCGATCGACCGGTTCAAGATCGCCGGCACCGATCACCTCGGGCTGATCGCCCGGCTGGCCGGGACCGGGTGA
- a CDS encoding GNAT family N-acetyltransferase: MTAEIEQPALTAAAAPATLVEADQPSAPKTWRCAPATIGLVLALMVIIGIAVPAAAVISLLTGVTAFGGQQALVLSVLGVLGLLTLAFGWRLALHPRLRVDGDRLLIINPFRRHTFDLAEVTLLTPGGDGLIVGSAEAGAEAWCVQKPTGAIKAGRHTRADQVCAELTEVRDRYRRPLYEPDDDRTVLRFAHPGEEELLTELERSASVARLAHIFPPDEFPYPDEEICRRWQQVLGDRTRQTMIAEVNGQPVGYAAWGGVRVLHLGVAEPYQRQGVGSVLLEATEEELFADPSIPEIELWVLTENSVARAFYRDHGWSETDDERPAEFPPNPPELRMIRRNPHLARRSR; this comes from the coding sequence ATGACAGCCGAGATCGAGCAGCCAGCATTGACCGCTGCCGCCGCACCGGCGACGTTGGTCGAGGCGGATCAGCCTTCGGCGCCCAAGACCTGGCGTTGCGCGCCCGCGACCATCGGACTCGTGCTGGCGTTGATGGTGATCATCGGGATCGCGGTGCCGGCCGCCGCCGTGATCAGCCTGCTCACCGGGGTCACCGCCTTCGGTGGCCAACAAGCACTGGTGTTGTCGGTCCTCGGCGTGCTCGGACTGCTCACGCTGGCCTTCGGCTGGCGGTTGGCGTTGCATCCGCGGCTACGCGTCGACGGCGACCGGTTGCTGATCATCAACCCGTTCCGCCGGCACACCTTCGACCTCGCCGAGGTCACGTTGTTGACACCCGGCGGCGACGGTCTGATCGTCGGCAGTGCGGAAGCGGGGGCCGAGGCTTGGTGCGTGCAGAAGCCGACCGGCGCGATCAAGGCCGGACGGCACACCCGAGCCGATCAGGTCTGCGCGGAGTTGACTGAGGTTCGTGATCGCTATCGGCGGCCGCTCTACGAACCGGACGACGACCGTACGGTGCTCAGATTCGCCCATCCCGGTGAGGAAGAACTCCTCACCGAACTGGAACGCTCCGCCAGCGTGGCTCGGCTGGCGCATATCTTCCCGCCGGACGAATTCCCCTATCCGGACGAGGAGATCTGCCGACGCTGGCAGCAGGTTCTCGGCGATCGCACCCGGCAGACCATGATCGCCGAGGTGAACGGGCAGCCGGTCGGCTATGCCGCCTGGGGAGGCGTCCGGGTGTTGCACCTCGGCGTTGCCGAGCCGTATCAACGACAGGGCGTCGGATCGGTCCTGTTGGAAGCAACCGAGGAAGAACTCTTCGCCGACCCGTCCATCCCCGAGATCGAGCTGTGGGTGCTGACCGAGAACAGCGTCGCCCGAGCGTTCTACCGTGATCACGGTTGGTCCGAGACCGATGACGAACGGCCGGCCGAGTTTCCGCCGAATCCGCCGGAGCTGCGGATGATCCGCCGCAACCCGCATCTGGCGCGCCGCAGTCGATGA